In one window of Amblyomma americanum isolate KBUSLIRL-KWMA chromosome 9, ASM5285725v1, whole genome shotgun sequence DNA:
- the LOC144105612 gene encoding uncharacterized protein LOC144105612 yields MPNKFCVPGCTGNYDTGRKIQVFSFPKDDDTFKNWLRAIPRKDFVPTSYTKVCADHFDASCIDTTTSYTDPRTGNVLTVRLSVPRLRRGSVPTVFPNCPSYLSAPDNSKREAPDAKRSRLEASELARAVKGSLASYEAEQERDQFSSLEELKARLQVASLSVQWTVIHKEKCTVLLNIANHGEPWLKASLTVFENLQVSACYQGSAIKNLGSAVVPDSVCKVSSLLEILNNLCMLSDESGKRCSSRHLSLPVNSLLDKFEASINENKKGAMKFLREQLTLLSAERIQYCAQVMVFACIFHTISPHAYKYLRKTSTVALPHPSTIRKVCSSVQMCPEIDSCDETFLQYVS; encoded by the exons ATGCCGAACAAGTTTTGTGTGCCGGGGTGCACCGGCAATTACGATACGGGCAGGAAGATACAagtgttttctttcccaaaagacgACGACACTTTCAAGAATTGGTTACGCGCCATTCCAAGGAAGGACTTCGTGCCCACTTCGTACACTAAG GTTTGCGCCGATCATTTCGACGCTTCATGCATCGATACGACGACATCGTACACGGAtccaagaacaggaaatgttctAACAGTTCGATTGTCAGTACCGCGGTTGCGCCGTGGATCGGTGCCTACCGTATTTCCCAATTGCCCTTCGTACCTTTCAGCACcagacaacagcaagagagaagcacctgatgCTAAGAGGAGCCGACTAGAAGCTTCCGAACTCGCCCGTGCGGTGAAAGGATCACTGGCgtcatatgaagcggagcaggagagagaccaattttcgtcactcgaagaactaaaggcgcgCCTGCAAGTGGCTTCATTGTCAGTGCAGTGGACTGTGATCCATAAAGAAAAGTGTACGGTGTTGTTGAACATCGCCAACCATGGTGAACCTTGGTTGAAGGCGTCATTGACAGTGTTCGAAAACCTCCAAGTCTCAGCCTGCTACCAAGGATCCGCGATCAAGAATCTTGGTAGCGCTGTTGTACCAGACTCGGTTTGCAaagtaagctccttgttggaaattttgaacaacctgTGCATGCTGTCTGACGAGTCTGGCAAGCGTTGCAGTTCTCGCCACCTGTCGCTTCCAGTAAATTCTCTGCTAGACAAATTTGAAGcaagcattaatgaaaacaagaaaggggCTATGAAATTTTTAAGGGAACAGCTAACACTGCTCTCTGCAGAGCGTATTCAGTACTGCGCACAGGTAATGGTGTTTGCATGCATTTTCCACACAATATCGCCGCACGCCTACAAGTATTTGAGAAAAACCAGTACAGTAGCGTTGCCCCATCCAAGCACTATTAGGAAAGTGTGCTCATCTGTACAAATGTGCCCAGAAATTGATTCTTGTGATGAAACTTTTCTTCAGTACGTTTCTTAG
- the LOC144103281 gene encoding kelch domain-containing protein 3-like, which translates to MWTARLSDVPDRVNRSAVSINGKVYSFDCHDADGTRTLRNLVYVLIFDPATSRWTTEHTQSLPDGRPNNIFLRAVAVYGHCAYLWGVPHGCLSQSVLYRFDTYTMAWSQPAVSGEGPTPRDGTSACVVGDRMYIFDDLHYSQDVRVLDLNTLEWHRIPTSGEGPARRFFHTASAIGTRMYVWGGSLAEPFHADHFQYMKSIFYLETTTSTWVCPQMRGVPPAGREGHSSFVYNGDLYIFGGYSPLLDTFYADIHKYDPEISCWTELKPSGSGPSARWSHSCTITGERVFVFGGVGPVAALMEEAIQEEVALTDFHVLHLAPTLENLCLLAVIDARLDTSAPDPCNVVAPSLVLHPMQPTLL; encoded by the exons ATGTGGACGGCGCGGCTGAGCGACGTTCCAGATCGCGTCAACCGTAGTGCTGTATCGATCAACGGCAAGGTCTACTCGTTCGACTGTCACGACGCGGACGGGACTCGCACCTTAAGGAACCTCGTCTATGTATTGATCTTCGACCCCGCAACGTCCCGGTGGACTACTGAGCATACGCAGTCGCTGCCCGATGGTCGACCGAATAACATTTTTCTTCGCGCCGTCGCAGTCTACGGCCATTGTGCGTACCTTTGGGGCGTCCCGCACGGCTGCCTGTCGCAAAGCGTCCTTTATCGTTTCGACACCTACACCATGGCATGGAGCCAGCCTGCAGTGTCCGGCGAGGGGCCAACACCTCGTGACGGCACATCGGCTTGTGTGGTGGGTGACCGGATGTACATCTTTGATGACCTGCACTATTCGCAAGATGTCCGGGTGCTTGACCTGAACACCTTGGAGTGGCATCGCATCCCCACGAGTGGAGAAGGCCCGGCTCGGAGATTCTTCCACACCGCCTCTGCCATCGGGACCCGCATGTATGTTTGGGGAGGCAGCTTAGCAGAGCCTTTTCACGCCGATCACTTTCAATACATGAAATCTATATTCTACCTGGAAACAACCACCTCGACATGGGTGTGCCCACAGATGCGAGGCGTTCCCCCCGCGGGTCGGGAAGGGCATTCATCCTTTGTGTACAATGGAGATCTGTACATTTTTGGAGGGTACAGCCCACTGCTGGATACTTTCTATGCAGACATTCACAAGTACGACCCCGAGATTTCATGCTGGACTGAATTGAAGCCAAGTGGCTCAGGCCCATCAGCCAGGTGGTCCCACAGCTGCACTATTACTGGTGAAAGAGTGTTTGTCTTCGGCGGCGTTGGCCCGGTAGCGGCCCTAATGGAAGAAGCCATTCAGGAGGAAGTGGCTTTGACCGATTTCCACGTGTTGCACTTAGCACCGACACTAGAGAACTTGTGCCTGCTTGCGGTCATTGATGCAAGACTGGAT ACCTCCGCCCCCGATCCCTGCAACGTGGTTGCACCATCCCTAGTACTGCACCCAATGCAGCCCACACTGCTTTAA